One genomic window of Melanotaenia boesemani isolate fMelBoe1 chromosome 20, fMelBoe1.pri, whole genome shotgun sequence includes the following:
- the mgaa gene encoding MAX dimerization protein MGA a isoform X7, protein MASTKTQKGMVFMKEGPTAPVVSLAGDHPPACFVPLGPGTGQRTCEEADFRGKRRVYSSKDAMIKMGAAKRRTSLNTKSDSLSPDSVCKGVRVTLDNNSMWREFFSCKTEMILTKQGSRMFPYCRFRISGLQPAKKYTLLMDIQPLDSSQYKWTGDSWQVSRKAECHIKSQPFAHPESPATGQYWMQSPVSFYKLKLTNDISEQDGNIVLHPMHRYLPQLHLVQSEKVVEDIKLKDPSVLTFSFSQTEFIAVTAYQNPRFAQLKVSYNPFAKGLKEDGSSSRSLKVKVNSVKELTKNGDKTVIEQHPVKKSLKSLLANHKPKSSKAVDLKSTSLEDLQKNAMTNKIQSAAKIPEEHPRSNSRPTQKLFSELIREAHVSLQRCNMEQLSCCSSVRAAQANTKTTTLSDARDKMPVKTLTRKKERKMKDSANCTANTSTDCSVTADSLESQKSFKHLDHQCPPDAPSDDSRQQKRPARLPLPALALFLKRHSTKSKKSQPDSPPPSPPSGSVCESRSSAAASEVIIIQDCSPPGVDLSADETVSEQVDKTARQLCSPTCEGAAEPEPAAYAASEPEKPEPVTDVVSQFEEPESTADAASELEKPEPVTDAVSHFEKPESAAEPEPVADAASDTEKPNPDDSFPPISESSGFEPTVLASSDDQFCTFGSSTSTLLTCSTSGASSTLSPLLNTVLPPLNSTRNPTGSSTLPSDPCTLKSDSLLPDPECSSFDFEPVSPASSPEPLPPLPASLAFELDSGASEAACPVGPHDDEVPSKSSSVFTWHTVLPPPESYTDTSFPTFQPEPLAPPLMSISPPLLPCHSEPQGLDTSTDTPPTDPPASFQESEQLLPFPAELSPLTLQLPLSPTFSSLDEDGLSPTPSLSDFVHFFSSDVDTNIGAALSNTEAVAVPRPPVAEAPESPQQALSVSASKPCKRKKSRCSNVSRLDVDQRMDDYRSMQPNLEEVEEQLFISFTSKEALKLHLADSSEGATCQPQTKPEDPQPAENPESISNAESLEETVTNFQKILLRDLKLMKYRQVIHPVLQEVGLKMTLLDPALSINLQYLGVRLPIPPPGTNVEVLTRTVSSSQDVSPTFVSRTGKTTDVTQIKGWREKFTETPPTPASCTDDAGPSSDLQKKNLSAFCSDMLDEYLENEGKLIDERAASFSQPPLEAPVYKLPVSSTSYVRTLDHILKKQTSGSPASDLISGFIPPSKRPRLKESKSCRGAEKKQRGRRRNKPRTELEAAARTDSSPAQQPAVPTPVMPLQTSHPSIQTTCKKRRKLEPRTLSQTLGPARPSILLPGMSENLPPLESVSELGLTLRQSEDVSKRVSRPMTTRALLRQRDLEDGVVSEGRSRTSITGERAAIALTSLFTQTGFVNENPTAPIQLARRRVSPCLNDFCRLGCICSSLAYCSRISHCGRPLCMFGCSCLKQKVVLLKNLDSSDSSPSSHHGNTKKRKRRRRMKMAYVLKEADSVSQPAERVHTLWRRDVGYLDPEPVHVPDVAVLSHRKRGRVNRSSCARVRGYRGPKAMVESKDMKLARCKAARQKIREKRDRSFKKRKADICSPHSDEVVQLPSAEPPPEEPSPKPSKRLFIFMDSKWVSDADQSYVLKKLCEAMAQDQLDKPFWIRKYRISPIDQTVEGSGTDQCIHYRICISTPKTQRKKPVTPVKLTGRRSQRDIRPAGRRRKKDHLEQVAVDIPKDLVKDAKKKGPPEDWQKEVMEEVGPPEDWQKEVMEEVGPPEDWQKEVMEEVGPPEDWQKEVMEEVGPPEDWQKEIEEDDTELEEHDAGLEDEACTDHQVDDWQNRSGEEVKKRMVNMTLPFLTGISPSGFLSANRKQPGGTDQLIQVNGKVYPLAKIQLGRMGALHPANRLAAYLTGRVGSSRQQPDSPLSSSSSSSSCIPPQNLVPAPLTVSSGITTTITTTPPRPQPSAPPLLLTTPPTGSQSTSSEVLPVNLSLGPAPPKTSQLFVVRYPGPHTMVPPSPLSSILPATPPTNQRIVLKPVQSTSGAQYYRKPDGKLVQLISVGQLRPVTPKLPAEKGPSSSSSSTSVQPALTLPLTTLTASSLSSSTSSLCFSSSVSTSSSSLSLPSPSVPPSAAPLLPGSFSLAKKGTSTLKIPTIQPSKDPIFVTFCKISSLPTSEVVMAPRNLSQPHPPTPNPPMAPVKIIPLQPSVGQGAELGVKTVSVTTGYPGSEEGDVQHNPPSPQICSPTSATTETPADLLSPDQELAHDPVDLDIICVDDEVGLVSTETPMTPMLVLSSSSETENSSDSELEDEEEQLPIIRHRHLHNVLEKNRRGQLQLKFNSLMKEVSQSGEKMSKIFTLRK, encoded by the exons ATGGCCTCTACAAAGACTCAGAAAGGCATGGTATTCATGAAGGAGGGGCCAACCGCCCCTGTGGTATCACTTGCAGGTGATCATCCACCTGCATGCTTTGTCCCTCTTGGACCTGGGACTGGTCAGAGAACCTGTGAGGAAGCAGATTTTCGGGGTAAACGCAGAGTGTACTCATCTAAAGATGCCATGATCAAGATGGGAGCAGCGAAGCGGCGCACCAGTTTGAACACTAAGTCGGACAGCTTATCACCAGACAGCGTCTGTAAAGGTGTCAGAGTGACGCTAGACAACAACAGCATGTGGAGAGAGTTTTTCAGCtgcaaaacagaaatgattctGACAAAACAAGGCAGCAGGATGTTCCCATACTGCCGCTTCCGGATCTCAGGGCTGCAGCCAGCTAAGAAGTACACTTTGCTCATGGACATTCAGCCTTTAGACAGCAGTCAGTACAAGTGGACCGGCGATAGCTGGCAAGTTTCCCGAAAAGCAGAATGTCATATAAAGAGTCAACCTTTTGCTCATCCAGAATCCCCAGCAACAGGTCAGTACTGGATGCAGAGTCCAGTGTCCTTTTACAAACTAAAACTGACAAATGACATTTCGGAACAAGATGGGAATATCGTCCTGCATCCCATGCACCGGTACTTACCACAGCTTCACCTGGTCCAGTCAGAAAAAGTTGTAGAAGACATAAAGCTGAAAGATCCCAGCGTTCTTACATTCAGTTTCTCCCAGACTGAGTTTATAGCAGTCACTGCTTACCAGAACCCACGGTTTGCTCAGCTGAAAGTCAGCTATAACCCATTTGCTAAAGGACTAAAGGAGGATGGGTCCAGTTCTCGCAGCCTAAAGGTGAAAGTAAACTCTGTGAAAGAGTTGACCAAAAATGGGGATAAGACGGTCATTGAGCAGCACCCTGTTAAGAAAAGCTTAAAGTCTTTGCTTGCAAACCATAAACCTAAAAGCTCAAAGGCAGTGGACTTAAAGTCTACATCACTGGAAGACCTGCAGAAAAATGCCATGACAAACAAGATTCAGTCAGCTGCCAAGATCCCAGAGGAACATCCACG CAGCAACTCCCGACCGACCCAGAAGTTATTTTCTGAGCTCATTCGTGAGGCCCACGTGTCGTTGCAGAGGTGCAAcatggagcagctcagctgctgcagctctgtgagAGCAGCGcaagctaacactaagaccaccACACTGAGTGACGCCAGAGACAAGATGCCTGTCAAAACACTAACaaggaaaaaggaaaggaaaatgaAAGATTCAGCTAACTGTACAGCCAACACTAGCACAGACTGTTCTGTCACCGCTGATTCATTAGAGTCTCAGAAGTCTTTCAAACACTTGGACCACCAGTGTCCTCCAGACGCTCCATCAGATGATTCAAGGCAGCAGAAACGTCCAGCTCGCCTGCCTCTGCCTGCTCTGGCCCTGTTTTTGAAACGGCATTcaacaaaatctaaaaagagCCAACCAgactctcctcctccatcacctccatctggatctgtgtgtgaatccagaagttctgctgcagcttctgagGTGATCATCATCCAGGACTGCAGTCCTCCTGGTGTGGACCTTTCTGCAGATGAAACGGTTTCAGAACAAGTGGACAAGACAGCACGGCAGCTGTGCAGTCCAACATGTGAAGGTGCTGCAGAACCAGAGCCTGCTGCATATGCTGCTTCAGAGCCTGAGAAACCAGAACCTGTTACAGATGTTGTTTCACAGTTTGAGGAACCAGAATCTACTGCAGATGCTGCTTCAGAGCTTGAGAAACCAGAACCTGTTACAGATGCTGTTTCACATTTTGAGAAACCAGAATCTGCTGCTGAGCCAGAACCTGTTGCAGACGCTGCTTCAGATACTGAGAAGCCAAATCCTGATGATTCCTTCCCCCCCATTTCTGAAAGTTCAGGTTTTGAGCCTACAGTGTTAGCTAGCTCGGATGATCAGTTTTGTACTTTCGGATCATCTACATCCACCCTCCTTACATGTTCTACCTCAGGTGCCTCCTCCACCTTGTCCCCCCTCCTGAACACAGTGTTACCTCCCCTGAACTCTACACGAAACCCTACAGGGTCTTCTACACTACCTTCAGACCCGTGCACTCTGAAATCTGACTCTTTGCTTCCCGATCCAGAGTGCTCCTCCTTCGACTTTGAGCCGGTGTCCCCTGCCAGCTCTCCAGAGCCTCTACCCCCCCTCCCAGCCTCTTTAGCTTTTGAGCTGGACTCCGGTGCTTCTGAAGCAGCGTGTCCAGTCGGACCTCATGACGACGAAGTGCCCAGTAAGAGCTCGTCTGTCTTTACATGGCATACAGTGTTACCTCCACCAGAGTCCTACACAGACACTTCATTCCCAACATTTCAGCCTGAACCATTAGCTCCCCCTTTAATGTCCATTTCTCCACCGTTGTTGCCTTGCCACTCTGAACCACAGGGTCTTGACACTTCTACAGACACGCCTCCCACTGACCCACCCGCTTCATTTCAGGAGAGCGAGCAGTTGCTTCCTTTTCCTGCAGAGCTGTCTCCTCTCACCCTCCAGCTGCCGCTGTCTCCCACCTTCTCATCATTGGACGAGGACGGACTGTCTCCCACGCCCTCTCTCTCTGACTTTGTgcactttttttcctctgatgtGGACACCAACATCGGAGCAGCATTGTCGAACACGGAAGCAGTGGCGGTTCCCCGTCCACCTGTGGCTGAAGCCCCTGAGTCTCCTCAGCAGGCGCTATCGGTTTCAGCTAGCAAACCCTGCAAGCGTAAGAAGTCCAGATGCAGCAACGTTTCCAGACTTGATGTGGATCAGAGGATGGATGACTACAGGAGCATGCAGCCAAacctggaggaggtggaggagcagcTCTTCATTTCCTTCACATCCAAG GAAGCTCTTAAACTCCACCTAGCTGACTCCTCTGAAGGGGCGACCTGTCAGCCTCAGACCAAACCTGAAGATCCACAACCTGCTGAAAATCCTGAGAGCATCAGCAATG CAGAGAGTTTGGAGGAGACAGTCACTAATTTCCAGAAGATACTGCTCAGAGACCTGAAGCTGATGAAGTACAGGCAGGTCATCCACCCCGTGCTGCAGGAAG TTGGTCTGAAGATGACCCTATTGGATCCAGCTCTGTCCATCAACCTGCAGTACCTGGGAGTTCGTCTTCCTATTCCTCCTCCAGGCACGAATGTTGAAGTGCTGACTCGGACTGTGTCATCATCTCAGG ATGTTTCTCCTACATTTGTGTCCCGAACGGGAAAAACTACAGATGTGACCCAGATTAAAGGCTGGAGGGAGAAGTTCACTGAGACTCCGCCCACTCCTGCGTCCTGCACAGATGACG CTGGTCCCAGTTCTGACCTGCAGAAGAAGAACTTGTCGGCCTTCTGCAGCGACATGCTGGATGAGTACCTGGAAAACGAGGGGAAGCTAATAGACGAGCGAGCCGCCAGCTTCTCCCAGCCGCCGCTGGAGGCACCAGTCTACAAGCTCCCTGTGAGTAGCACCAGCTACGTCCGGACTCTGGACCACATCCTGAAGAAACAGACTTCCGGTTCACCTGCCTCAGACCTCATATCTGGGTTCATCCCCCCGTCTAAGAGACCCAGACTCAAAGAAAGTAAATCCTGCAGGGGGGCCGAGAAAAAACAGAGAGGACGTAGACGGAACAAACCCAGAACAGAACTTGAAGCTGCTGCAAGGACCGATTCTAGTCCAGCTCAGCAGCCTGCGGTGCCAACACCTGTAATGCCACTCCAGACCTCCCACCCCTCCATCCAAACCACATGTAAAAAGAGGAGGAAACTAGAGCCCAGGACCTTGTCCCAGACCCTCGGCCCTGCCAGGCCTTCTATCCTGCTACCTGGCATGTCGGAGAACTTGCCGCCGCTGGAATCGGTCTCAGAGTTGGGCCTGACGTTACGTCAGAGTGAGGACGTCTCCAAGAGGGTGAGTAGGCCCATGACGACCCGGGCCCTGCTgagacagcgagacctggaagATGGCGTGGTGTCGGAGGGCCGGTCCCGGACCAGCATCACAGGGGAGAGGGCTGCCATTGCGTTAACGTCCCTCTTCACACAGACG GGTTTTGTGAATGAGAATCCGACGGCGCCGATCCAGCTGGCTCGGAGACGAGTGTCCCCGTGTCTGAATGACTTCTGCAGGCTCGGATGCATCTGCTCCAGTCTGGCCTACTGCTCCAGGATCAGCCACTGTGGACGTCCCCTCTGCATGTTTGGCTGCAGCTGCCTGAAGCAGAAGGTGGTACTCCTCAAGAACCTGGACAGCTCCGACTCCAGCCCCTCCTCCCACCACGGCAAcacaaagaagaggaagaggaggagaaggatgaAGATGGCTTACG TCCTGAAGGAGGCGGACAGCGTTTCTCAGCCTGCAGAGCGGGTCCATACTCTGTGGAGGAGGGACGTTGGATACTTGGATCCAGAACCCGTCCATGTCCCTGACGTAGCTGTCCTGTCCCACCGAAAG AGGGGCAGAGTGAACCGGAGCAGCTGTGCCAGAGTCCGAGGATACAGAGGACCCAAAGCGATG GTGGAATCGAAAGACATGAAGCTGGCCAGATGTAAAGCTGCCCGACAGAAAATCCGAGAAAAGAGAGACCGAAGCTTCAAGAAGAGAAAAGCCGACATCTGCAGCCCTCATTCAG ATGAAGTGGTACAGCTGCCTTCTGCTGAGCCTCCTCCAGAAGAACCCTCACCAAAGCCTTCAAAGCGTCTCTTTATCTTCATGGACTCTAAGTGGGTGAGTGATGCAGACCAAAGCTATGTGCTGAAGAAACTGTGTGAGGCGATGGCTCAGGACCAGCTGGACAAGCCATTCTGGATCAGGAAATACCGCATCAGTCCCATCGATCAGACCGTGGAGGGGAGCGGCACTGATCAGTGCATCCATTACAGGATCTGCATCTCCACACCCaaaacacagaggaagaaaCCAGTAACACCAGTAAAGCTAACAGGCCGAAGAAGCCAGAGAGACATCAGACCAGCAGGGAGGCGCAGAAAG AAGGACCACTTGGAGCAGGTAGCTGTGGACATTCCAAAGGACTTGGTGAAAGATGCTAAGAAGAAAGGTCCTCCAGAAGACTGGCAGAaggaggtgatggaggaggtgggACCTCCAGAAGACTGGCAGAaggaggtgatggaggaggtgggACCTCCAGAAGACTGGCAGAaggaggtgatggaggaggtgggACCTCCAGAAGACTGGCAGAaggaggtgatggaggaggtgggACCTCCAGAAGACTGGCAGAAGGAGATTGAGGAAGATGACACTGAGCTTGAGGAACATGATGCTGGGCTGGAGGATGAAGCCTGCACAGATCACCAGGTGGATGATTGGCAGAACAGAAGTGGAGAGGAGGTGAAAAAGAGGATGGTCAACATGACTTTACCTTTTCTGACTGGAATCTCTCCATCTGGCTTCCTATCAGCCAACAGGAAGCAGCCAGGAGGAACGGACCAGCTGATTCAG GTCAACGGGAAGGTCTATCCTCTGGCAAAGATCCAGTTGGGGAGGATGGGGGCCCTCCACCCAGCGAATCGTCTGGCAGCCTATTTGACCGGTCGGGTGGGATCcagcagacagcagccagaTTCTCCACTTTCCtcctcatcatcgtcatcatcatgcaTCCCTCCTCAGAATTTGGTACCGGCCCCTCTCACTGTCTCCTCTGGcatcaccaccaccattacCACGACGCCCCCAAGACCACAGCCATCGGCCCCACCACTCCTCCTCACCACCCCTCCCACAG GCTCCCAGTCCACCAGTTCGGAGGTCTTGCCCGTAAACCTGTCTCTGGGCCCTGCACCTCCTAAAACCTCTCAGCTGTTTGTAGTTCGGTATCCGGGGCCTCATacgatggttcctccatcacctctTAGCTCCATACTCCCAGCAACTCCCCCCACCAATCAGAGGATTGTTCTGAAGCCAGTTCAGTCCACATCAGGGGCGCAGTATTACCGTAAACCAGATGGAAAACTAGTACAGCTGATTTCTGTTGGACAGCTGAGACCAGTAACCCCAAAATTACCTGCTGAAAAAG gtccttcctcctcctcgtcctctACGTCAGTCCAGCCTGCTCTGACCCTTCCTCTGACCACATTGACCGCCTCATCGCTGTCTTCGTCCACTTCATCTTTATGCTTCTCATCGTCTGTGTCCACATCTTCATCGTCATTATCATTACCCTCCCCCTCTGTGCCGCCCTCTGCTGCCCCCCTTCTTCCAGGATCTTTTTCCCTGGCTAAGAAGGGGACCTCCACCCTGAAAATTCCCACCATCCAGCCCAGTAAGGACCCCATCTTTGTGACATTTTGTAAAATCTCCTCCCTCCCCACCTCTGAGGTTGTGATGGCTCCAAGAAACCTTTCACAGCCTCATCCCCCCACACCAAACCCCCCCATGGCCCCTGTGAAGATCATTCCCCTCCAACCTTCTGTGGGTCAGGGGGCCGAGCTGGGGGTTAAAACTGTGTCGGTAACCACGGGTTACCCAGGTTCTGAAGAAGGGGACGTCCAACACAATCCTCCTTCACCACAAATCTGCTCCCCCACCTCGGCCACCACAGAGACCCCCGCTGACCTGCTCAGCCCTGATCAGGAGCTGGCCCATGACCCGGTGGACCTGGACATCATCTGTGTGGACGATGAGGTGGGGCTTGTTTCCACGGAGACACCGATGACACCGATGTTGGTGCTGTCGTCGAGCAGCGAGACGGAGAACTCCTCCGACTCTGAGTTGGAGGACGAAGAGGAGCAGTTGCCTATCATCAGACAT cGCCACCTTCACAACGTGCTTGAGAAGAACCGTCGGGGGCAACTGCAGCTTAAATTCAACTCTCTAATGAAGGAGGTGTCTCAGAGTGGAGAGAAGATGTCCAAGATCTTCACCCTGAGGAAG TGA